The following coding sequences lie in one Tichowtungia aerotolerans genomic window:
- a CDS encoding thioredoxin family protein: MHKAKSWIIITAIAALLAGCQQEASASEAGWMTDYDAALKKAAAENKYVLVDFSGSDWCGWCIKLDKEVFSKEEFINYADENLILVLADFPRSKEQPEQQKAANNALAKKYGIQGFPTVLILNPQGELVKRTGYQQGGAGPYIKMIKNTIAK, from the coding sequence CGGCTATTGCGGCTTTGCTGGCCGGATGCCAACAGGAAGCTTCCGCCAGCGAAGCTGGTTGGATGACTGATTACGACGCCGCATTAAAAAAGGCTGCGGCCGAAAACAAGTATGTCCTGGTGGACTTCAGTGGATCCGATTGGTGCGGCTGGTGCATCAAACTGGACAAAGAAGTTTTTTCAAAAGAGGAGTTTATCAACTATGCAGATGAAAATCTGATTTTAGTGCTGGCAGATTTCCCCCGCAGCAAAGAACAGCCTGAGCAACAGAAGGCCGCAAATAATGCTCTGGCAAAAAAATATGGGATTCAGGGATTCCCGACCGTTCTCATTCTAAATCCGCAGGGCGAACTTGTTAAGCGCACCGGTTATCAGCAGGGCGGCGCTGGGCCGTATATTAAAATGATCAAAAACACGATTGCGAAATAA